In the genome of Odocoileus virginianus isolate 20LAN1187 ecotype Illinois chromosome 17, Ovbor_1.2, whole genome shotgun sequence, the window TGTCCTTGAGGAGTGCCCAGGCTGTATTCCCAGCTATTGCTCAGGAGATTTGTCAGGAAGAAGTATCCAGGCCAGCTGGGAAGGACATGATGAGGAAACTGGAAAACCATATGACTGCAGAGAAGGGCCCCATGATGTAAGCGTTGCTCTGCCGCATGTTGCTTTATGAAAGTCTGCAAGATCTGTTGCCCACAAACTCACAGTCTCGTCTCTTGAATTTATTAGTTTACTCATAAAAAGAACATTTCCTATATTTTCTCTCCGAGATGTAGTTACATAAgcttaaaggggaaaaagaaaagaaaaaagaaaaaccttctaATTTCAAATTGGGGGAAAATGTTTCTAAGCTCATCGCTGTATGTTACCAAATGGGGTAGATGACTATCTTCAAACTGGTTTGAGGTGTAGGAATGTGACTTAGAGTCAGCCCACATCAAACAGATTGGAGAGTTAAGAAGGTGAACGTGGATCctcattgtttctctttctttgtagTGTGTTGGTGTTGGACGAGATGGATCAGCTGGACAGCAGAGGGCAGGATGTCTTGTACACGCTCTTTGAATGGCCGTGGCTAAGCAATTCTCGGTTGGTGCTGATAGGTTAGTGCTCTGTTGTTTTTGTTACATGGTGGTTCTAGAGACTTCTTTTTTAGATCTCTTCAgcttatcagttttgttttttttttttcactgtgccacatagcttgtgggatcttagttccccaaccagggattgaaccttggctATGAAAGTGagtagtcctaaccactggactgccagggaactccgtTATCACCTATTACTTTATCTTACACCAGCTTTCTGCTCTCTTACCATAATAAGAAAGTtactatagggacttccctggtggtccagtggttaagactccgcacttccatGGCAGAGGGCATGAGTTGTTCAGGGAACTGATATCCCACATACTGTGCAgctcagtcaaaaaaaaataaaaataaataaaagaattaaaaaaaaaaaaaaaggacagttattataaaaataatagggAACTTAATCAAAtcggggcttctcttgtggctcagccggtaaagaatctgcctacaatgcaggagatcaaggttcaatccctgggttgggaagatcccctggaaaaggaaacggctacccactccagtgttctggcctggagaatttccatggactgagtgactttcactttcactagtcaAATCAATTTTGTTAACTGAATAGAAATGACATAATATTGCATTTCAGCAACAGTCAATTTTGGGAGTGTCTGGTCCTGCTTATTAGTCAAAATTTTAAACCTAATTTGAAAAGAGCATTCTTCCCACATGCCTTgacgaaggcccagcacagccaagaaataaagaacacttttaaaaaagtgttcTTCAATGATTGTGTACATCCTACTTAATGAGTATTGAGAGTGGGGGACAAGtgggaagcaacagttggaatgCTGGATTATGACTAGAAATTTTATTTAGCTTTCAGAaggtttatttttcctgttaGGATGATTTGACCACTGATAGGTGTTACATTATCTCCTCCTCAGGTATTGCTAATACTCTGGATCTCACAGACAGAATTCTGCCGAGGCTTCAAGCTAGAGAAAAATGTAAGCCACAGCTGTTGAACTTCCCACCTTATACCAAAAATCAGATAGCCACCATCTTGCAGGATCGACTGAATCAGGTGAGTGCCAAGCGCTGTACCAAGGTGTCTGTTCCTTGTATCACCTGTGAAAGGGAAATCTAACAATGActctaaaatattttgctttgattGCATTGCTAAACAAGGCGTTCCTGTGGGCCATAGTGAGAACATTTTATGTGAATTTCCACCCATGGCTCCATTTATTGGGTGCTTCAGTGTTGGAATAAACATAAGAGAGGAGTCACTCAAATGCTTCTCTAATAGTTttatggagcaggaaatggcaacctaatgcaatgttcttgcctggagaatttcatggatagaggagcctggcgggctacagtctagggggttgcaaacagtcggacatgactgagcaactaacacaatagTCTTAAAATAGGGCCtgagggagcttccctggtggctcagtggtaaagaatctgcctgccagtgcaggagacatgggttccatccctgatctgggaggatcccacagcCTTGGAGCAACTGAACCTGGCAACTGCAACTACTAGAGTCTGTGCTTCACAACAGGAGaggccacctcaatgagaagcccgttcaccacaactagagagtggctcctgcttgccacaaccactgaaaagcccatgcagcaaggaagacccagcacagccaaaaagaaatagaatttttttttttaattaaaagaaaaaataggacctgggacttccctggcggtccagtggctaagactttgcacttccaaagcagagggacacagcttctatccctggtcggggaactaagatcccatatgtctcaTGGTctggccaaaaaatttttaaaaaaaataggaccAAGTAAACACTTTCTCTTGTAAATGACcaagtagattttattttagtGTAGTTTTGGTAATTTAAATTTcagttgcttttttcccctttgtgaaCCTCTACCACATTCCTACAAAATGCTTCAGTGTATAAAATTCCCATTTCTAAGCAGAAAAGGCATCTCCTAGACCCTAAACTTTGGTCAATCAAGTTTAGAATTAAGTGTGAAAGCAGTCATGTCTGAGACCTAAATTGCAGAGGAGGAGCCGTATAGTTTCAACTGTAAACTTCTATGTCTTGTCCAAAGGCGTCCAATGACCAGGTCCTAGACAATGCTGCCATTCAGTTCTGCGCCCGCAAAGTCTCTGCTGTTTCGGGAGATGTTCGCAAAGCGCTTGATATTTGCAGGTGAGTTATGGCACTGTTGgctgcttttattaaaaaagaagaaatgctgtTAATTGTCTTGTGTAACTCAAATGAATGTGGCTTAAGAGGCTTCATTCTGCCACTTTTTACGTTCAGAAAGGAGGACTTGTTTCTCAGTGGGGAGCTCTGCATTTCCACCGTGTTAATGTCTGAAACATTATCAGTCCATTACCTACAGAGGGGGAAACAAATGAGATGTTGCTGGCACTCCCTGTGGTGATTATAGATTGGTTAATtacatttgtattaaaaaagaCTCCAGTTTACTTTTCCATTAGCTGGTCTCAAGCAGGTTTATTTATGGACCTGAACCATCCTTGCCTTGAGACTTTTTTTGCCCCTTCCTTTGGTGAGCACCCCTTCCTCCAGCTGGTGGTCCCCCACAGTTGtgttccagacctctctctcccttcccatcccccgGCCTCTCCTGCTGGGGAAAGCCTCTGTGCTGACTGATGAAATTTCTTCTTTCCCAGTAGGAACACTGGGTCCATTAAAATGACACTTGCTGTGTTGGCCCGCTGGTCCAACCTCCCCCTACTGCCATGCAGAAGATCCAGGTCTGGCTCATGGCTTCCTGTGGGCAAAGTACTTTGGAGAGAGCAGTGGGAGAGTAAACTCTTCCTCTTGCTAGATGGTGTGATCCTGGATTTGAAAGTTCTTCCTAGTCAGCAAACTACTTGGATAAAGACTGCAGCTATGAGCAAGAGTCATGTAGGCCGGTGTGGTTTTAGCCTACACATAGCCTATGTATAGAAAACTGCGGGCTCTTCTCAGGTCTGGTGTGTGTGGGTGGTACTGTCTCTCTTTAGTCAGTCACCCACACTGGATGTCCTCTCTTCTATCCATGACATGTTTTCCttgtccaaaatattatcattggCTCAATGTAGGATGACTTACTTGGCCTCTATAAGAGGAAATCGAGTAGTGTTGAAGTTTCTCAGATTCCCTGGTCCATGATTTATTTCGAGGCAATTAAGTCCCCTGGAGTTGAGGCATAATCCAATTTTCTtgggttttaaaattataaaacatgttGCTTTGTGTTAATGTGCCTGTTTTTGGGCTTGGCGTTTTGGTGTGGTGTTTGGTTTGGCTCAGCCTAAATTaactctagaatttttttttttttttttttttttacaggaggGCTATTGAAATTGTAGAGTCAGATATCAAAAGTCAGACTATCCTCAAACCACTCTCTGAATGTGAGTAGTTTATCTCTGTTCCCTCTTCTTTTATAATTAGAAGCTTTACTTTTCTGAAAGAGATAGAAAGATGAGATGAGCATAATTAAATCCTGTTATCCATTTGTGTATGGGTGTCTGTGTTTTTCATCAATTTCATCTACTTTATTTCAGTCTTGCCTGCCAGTGCTGTAATCCACGCATTACTGGAAATGAGCTCTCCAGGGTGTTACATGAATAGTTGGGACAGAGTGGGTTTTCTTTCCAAGTCCTAGGAGTGAAAACTAGACAGTAAGATTGGGTCAGCTTCTCTCTGGGTACTTATATTGAGTGCACTTTAGGTCTTGATATAGGTGAAAGCAAAGCCCAGGaaataaagagtcagacagggaaagaattAGTTCAACTTGGGATATCGCTAGACTTTCAACAAGCCTCAGAGGGTGGTGATACAAAGATAGCATTGCTACAGTAAACTGCAAGCTTTCACAAAAACGACAGAAttagttttcctttccttcagccTTGTCCTCTTAGCTGTAGAGGAAGTAAAATGGCCATGAACTACGTATCTTGTGGTTAATATCCAGTGTTAATCTTTAGAAACAGGACAGTCTGATTTGATTGTTTCTTCCTTATCATCAACTTGTTGAAAgaagattaataaaaatatttcagaagtagCCAAACAGTGCTTTGACTGATAGTAGGTAATACTTGCCAATGCACAGACTAGATACTGGTTTCTCTTCAACTTTTCACATCATTCCCTTTTTCCCCTACCAGTAACATTTAGGCTTGTCAGTGGATCCTGTGAGCACCACTCACACACCCAGAACTAAAAGAAGTTGTGACTTCTTTCATAAATTATTAAACTAACTTAATTCCTGTCTTTTAACCTCTGGTAGATGTGGTTAGCTTTAATGGCTTTAGAAAGCTACAGGGAGACTGACTTTAACTAAATATAAGAAGACACTttcctagacttccctggtgggtccagggaagtggttaagactccgcacctccaatgcagggggtgtgggtttgatccttggttggggaattaaaaccccacatgcctcgtggtgcagccaaaaaggaaaaaagaaggcacTTTCCATTAAAGAGCACTAGCTGGTCTTCTTTTGACACAGAGGGGGTGTCCCAGTACTGAAGAGACTCAGACGCAAGCTGGGTAGGTGACCCCTTCTTGGTGTTATGAAAAGACTCAGGCATTGGATAGGGAGTAAGACTAGACCTGAATTCTTCTCAACTTTGTGAGATTCTGCTTCTTGACCACTGAACTCCAGTTTCTCCAGTATGCTTAGTCCTCGGTAGCATCCTGTCTGTGATCGTGAAAttgaaacagtgaaggacaggaaagcctggtgtgcttcagtccacggggttgcagagtcgtacacgacttagcggctgaacaacaatcGAAGCAAACTCTTGTGGGACAACTGACTTGGTCTCAGGAAGTAACATGAGGCAAAGTTTGTTACAGAGCAAATCCTCCTCTGTCTTGCCATTCCCGCATCCAAACAATGAGGCCACAGTCCTCTGTGGCTCCTTGGCAGTTTCCCAACCTCCGGCCTCTGAGATGGTGCTATCTGCTGAAATATCCGATGACATTTTCTCAAGTGTTGCTCTCCTGGAGATCGGCTTGGGCAAATGAACCAAACCTCAAAGGTCATTTGGGGAGGCTATCTAGAGGCCTTAGGACTGTCCACGTTTAGCCActcatttgatttaaaatattaggtAATTTTTCCAGCCTTTAACAATAACCAGGCCCCGTCATCTTTGTTTCAAGGTTCTGTCCTTCTTCGTCTCTGAGATATTAGGAACCTTACATCAGTTCTCTGTCTGGTCCTTATTCTTTCATGAGGTAGATTTCATCTCTTTGACATTAAATTGCATCATACCAGATAAAACAGCTCAGCGTTCTGCCTAGAAAGGATAACCCTACTTTCCAAGTCATGTCACATTTTGGCATCTTCCTGAGGATCACACTGTGTCTCATCTTTTGACTTTGTTTTGCTCTTGAATTTCCTTCCACTAAAACATAGTATCTCATCTGTCTTGATTTGTATTTAACtgtaaaaatacagtatttaaaaaatcaaattaatccTGATTTATTTACTTGCTAGGTAAATCACCCTCTGAGTCAGTGGTTCCCAGGCGGGTTGGTGTTATTCACATATCACAAGTCATCTCTGAAGTTGATGGAAACAGAATGCCTTTGAGCCAGGAAGGAGCACGAGATTCCTTCCCCCTCCAGCAGAAGATCTTGGTCTGCTCTTTGCTGCTCTTGACCAGGCGGTTGAAAATCAAAGAGGTCACCCTGGGGAAGGTTAGTCAGGAATCTCAGCAGATGGAGCTGGGGTGGAGAGGAGAATCTGCTTTGCAGAGCAGATATTTTCCTAAAGGCCTATGATGCTGCAGCTGATGTgaattaaaaatggattttaacGGTGAGAATAAGTACTGGTATCATGTAAAAGGCAGCTGACTTTTATTTCCCTTGGGCTGTGGTTGAGACTTTATCATTAATCTTCTCCCCTTTATTTCTGCCTCTCCCCATGAAACACAATAAAGCCCCCTCCTTGCATTGCAGTATTGGTTTTCAGCGGTACCTCCAGAATGCCTTTGCAAGGATTTTATTGAAAATGGAGAGCATTAGGGTATTCAGATAACTCTTTTGCCAACCCAggtttacattattttaaaagattacaaaGTTAGAAGAGATAGGGCTTTTAAACCACATTTGTTTTCCCTTGTTTCCGTCCAGTTATACGAAGCCTATAGTAACGTCTGTCGCAAAAAGCAGGTGGCAGCTGTGGACCAGTCAGAGTGTTTGTCACTTTCAGGTCTCTTGGAGGCCAGAGGCATTTTCggattaaagaaaaacaaggaaacccGCTTCACAAAGGTACAACGAACTGCTTCTTTGTGACATTGCTTTTAATTGTCCTGCTTTGAAGAGCTTATCTTTTGCTAcagtaaagatttaaaaatgatcCCAATTAGATaaacactttttttgtttgtttgttaggtAGGATTTAAGATGTGTGAAGATATGGCTATAGTAtgaatcagatttttttccccccatgttATTGGAAAAGCAGTGTTTAACTTGCTTGACTCTTGTGAGAAAAGTTGAACATAGTAAAGGTTTCTGTAATAAAAACTTGGCTTTTGTGAGCTCTCCACCACAAAACGTCCTTTTCTCTTCCCTGCAGGTGTCTCTGAAGATTGAAGAGCAGGAAATAGAGCATGCGCTGAAAGACAAAGCTTTAGTTGGAAATATCTTAGCTACTGGATTGCCTTAAATTCTTTTCTACTAATACCCCACCCGGCAGTATCCAGCTGGCATTTAGAGACCGATGGAGTCTTCATTTTAGTACTTTATACACTCAGGTCTGAAAGCAGATGACCTTTTTTTACTTAAAACTGATAAAATCTAATCTATAGATTCGTGACTATTAGCACAGAATTACACCTTtgagttttattat includes:
- the CDC6 gene encoding cell division control protein 6 homolog isoform X2 encodes the protein MSCAAIMPQTRSQSQATISFPKKKPSHTVDKAKSSSDTKLELTNTQAILRSPCAKILPLSPRKRLGDDNLCNTPHLSPCSPPKQGKKENGPPRSQTSKGRRLVFDNQLTTKSPSKREHTRVHQNKTHSSVPKGQDITTNSEQRCPLEKEPACLRLFKQEGTCYQQAKQVLTTAVPDQLPAREKEMAVIRNFLREHICGKKAGSLYLSGAPGTGKTACLSRILQDLKELKGFKTIVLNCMSLRSAQAVFPAIAQEICQEEVSRPAGKDMMRKLENHMTAEKGPMIVLVLDEMDQLDSRGQDVLYTLFEWPWLSNSRLVLIGIANTLDLTDRILPRLQAREKCKPQLLNFPPYTKNQIATILQDRLNQASNDQVLDNAAIQFCARKVSAVSGDVRKALDICRRAIEIVESDIKSQTILKPLSECKSPSESVVPRRVGVIHISQVISEVDGNRMPLSQEGARDSFPLQQKILVCSLLLLTRRLKIKEVTLGKLYEAYSNVCRKKQVAAVDQSECLSLSGLLEARGIFGLKKNKETRFTKVSLKIEEQEIEHALKDKALVGNILATGLP
- the CDC6 gene encoding cell division control protein 6 homolog isoform X1, translating into MSCAAIMPQTRSQSQATISFPKKKPSHTVDKAKSSSDTKLELTNTQAILRSPCAKILPLSPRKRLGDDNLCNTPHLSPCSPPKQGKKENGPPRSQTSKGRRLVFDNQLTTKSPSKREHTRVHQNKTHSSVPKGQDITTNSEQRCPLEKEPACLRLFKQEGTCYQQAKQVLTTAVPDQLPAREKEMAVIRNFLREHICGKKAGSLYLSGAPGTGKTACLSRILQDLKKELKGFKTIVLNCMSLRSAQAVFPAIAQEICQEEVSRPAGKDMMRKLENHMTAEKGPMIVLVLDEMDQLDSRGQDVLYTLFEWPWLSNSRLVLIGIANTLDLTDRILPRLQAREKCKPQLLNFPPYTKNQIATILQDRLNQASNDQVLDNAAIQFCARKVSAVSGDVRKALDICRRAIEIVESDIKSQTILKPLSECKSPSESVVPRRVGVIHISQVISEVDGNRMPLSQEGARDSFPLQQKILVCSLLLLTRRLKIKEVTLGKLYEAYSNVCRKKQVAAVDQSECLSLSGLLEARGIFGLKKNKETRFTKVSLKIEEQEIEHALKDKALVGNILATGLP
- the CDC6 gene encoding cell division control protein 6 homolog isoform X3 codes for the protein MPQTRSQSQATISFPKKKPSHTVDKAKSSSDTKLELTNTQAILRSPCAKILPLSPRKRLGDDNLCNTPHLSPCSPPKQGKKENGPPRSQTSKGRRLVFDNQLTTKSPSKREHTRVHQNKTHSSVPKGQDITTNSEQRCPLEKEPACLRLFKQEGTCYQQAKQVLTTAVPDQLPAREKEMAVIRNFLREHICGKKAGSLYLSGAPGTGKTACLSRILQDLKKELKGFKTIVLNCMSLRSAQAVFPAIAQEICQEEVSRPAGKDMMRKLENHMTAEKGPMIVLVLDEMDQLDSRGQDVLYTLFEWPWLSNSRLVLIGIANTLDLTDRILPRLQAREKCKPQLLNFPPYTKNQIATILQDRLNQASNDQVLDNAAIQFCARKVSAVSGDVRKALDICRRAIEIVESDIKSQTILKPLSECKSPSESVVPRRVGVIHISQVISEVDGNRMPLSQEGARDSFPLQQKILVCSLLLLTRRLKIKEVTLGKLYEAYSNVCRKKQVAAVDQSECLSLSGLLEARGIFGLKKNKETRFTKVSLKIEEQEIEHALKDKALVGNILATGLP